Genomic segment of Vespa crabro chromosome 18, iyVesCrab1.2, whole genome shotgun sequence:
CGAATGTACAAGAAAAATGGTTTTATCGTGATCCACAAGGTGAAGTACAAGGTCCATTTTTGGCAAGTGAAATGGCTGAATGGTGTAAGGCTGGATACTTTACTGCGGGGTTAATGGTAAGAAGGACTTGTGATGAGAGATATACTACTTTAGGGGagttaatgaaaatttgtgGAAGAGTGCCATTTATTCCAGGGCCATCCATTCCTCCCTTAAAGGTAATTATTGTttgttcaatattttcaagagTTATGTTTTAAATGAAGAATCTATACGTACGTTCGCGCGCGTAATGTCTCATGTAAATGTCGCCATAAAATTTcgggttttctttcttttttgaaaaacgAACATCTCAAATcaaatctttaattttattttatgtataattttgTAGTATCacaattttcttatatctattttttttctgacatgtataaagaatatctttattattttaaattaaatcataatttttattatatgtaagaTTTATCGCATAATAGTAGAAGAGATTCGGAGATTGTACATGAATTGTGAATATGTAAAGGAACAGAAACTAAAATgcgaaatgaattattaattacgtaattaaaacatataatgATTCATTGCAtgaaagtaattattttttaataagttttaATTATAGTTTTAATCTATTAAAGCCATATAGTAAATTGGTTAAATAAGTcagtattgtatatatgaattatatcatgtatgtacttagattgcttagaaaaataatgttttagaCAAAATGTAAATCTTTACATTAAGCAAATTTCCTAAAACTCTTAAAATCATTAGgaaatacaagaaaataaattttcactaCTGAAGTCTGTAGATGTCGTAATAATCCCTTAATTATttgtgtctgtatatatatatatatatatagggtttTCCATTAAGGATGCTTGAACTTTAAACTTCAATAAATCAagttatatttatgatattataatattttttatttgattttaaaatacattCAATACCATTacatatgaaaaatatcgGCCAAGTGGTCATTGCAACTCTTATGTATGATGGTATGCGTTCTGGTagttatattttcaatgacaTTCGCGCATAAGTGAAGCTCAATTTCACCATTAACACGAATGATGTTAGCCTTTAAGTTATCTATTGTTAAATATTGGACTTACTGACTGAAAAGTTTAAAGGATTCGAAAGACGTTATTTTGCGAGATGATGACGTCAACTAGCCACTGAGATCGTGTGATCTAACGCTTTCAGATTATTTTTTGTGTGGGCTACATTAATCTCTGATCTATGCCAACAAATCGCGGCAAATGACGAATTACAAACCAACATCACTCGCGTCATTGATCAAATTAGTCCATCAGAATACACGATATCATAAAGAGCTTTGATAACTACTtagtcgatattatttttcatacgtaatggtattgaatatattttaaaatcaaatgaaagatattataatattataaatataaactttgtttttatttaagttTAAAGCTCGAGTATccttaatgaaatatatgcaCATGCACATGCACGAATGCAGACACACACGTGTACGCATGCACGCACATTTATACTATTTTTTAAAGTGGAGATTGCATCACAGTAAATTCCAAtggaaataaatacatttataattatattttcatataaaaagacttataatttaattaaaaataataaaattattctttatatttttggatatataaaagataaaagtaaaagaatgcTAATGTTGATAAATGATATACGAAGAATATagtagtaaatattttatttaaagtatTTATTTCTCAAATAAGAGGGAAGTCCGAAAATTCGTTGCAACATTTGCATAGAACACTTTGTATGTTCAACTTGTATATTACatcatatatagataattattatttaaataatgcaaTGAAAGCAAGATTCTTTATCTTAAATTTGTTAAGCTAatgaaatctttcttttcagtTATCCGAACCAGTAATACCTTCTGTTCCTAGTACAGTACCTGCAGGTATAACTGCTACTGCTTTACCAAAGTCTGGAATAGAAGATCCTTTACTTTTACTTCAGTATCAACATATGCGTTTATTACAAAATCAACAAATATTGTTAAGACAAATGAGAACATCAGCTATAGCTAAACTTTCTCAATCTGAACATTGGGCAACTTTAAGCCCTATCGAACAAAACCAGTTAATACTCCAATATGTTATTCAGGATTCTGAAATACCAGATATGCCAATTTCTACAAATCCATTTGTGCCTCATCTTACACCATCACCGTCAAATCCTGTTATGCAGTTATTCAGTCAAATGCAACaggttaataaaatatttattgttgtacatttgtatgtatattaatgttatatgaataaaatatttacatggtATTGTAACTATGACAGGCAAAGGTACAACCCGAACCTCATCTACCATCTAGTTCACAAACCAACACTGCAGGACACCCTGGTCAGATTGATCCTATACAGCAACTCATTCAACAAATGGGTGGTATCCAAAACGTACCTACAATTTCACaatcaaatttaaattctGCTTCATCTCAAGAAGATAATCCTATAAAATCATTGCTACGGCAGCTTAATGTTAATGCAACAGGACATCCACAAACATCTCATATCGATACTGTTTGGCCACATTCACCTCCACAGATAACTCCACAATTTAATGCTCAGAATTGGTTAACACAGGTATGTTTCTATATATCGAATTGTATGTATAATGTGTACagttttttatagaatatatatattataggtgGGACCTATACCTGCAGTACCACCTGGACAATTACCTACTACACTTTGGAATTTGCAtactaaagaaataaaaacggaACAACAAATACTAGTAAATACCTTCACTATATAgcaattcttattaatgtataataaaaatcattaaatgtgtttatttgtttttaggAAGAACAGAATCTTAAATTgcaagaacaaagaaagaaagaagaattaagaaaacaagaagaattACAAAGACAAGCTGAAGAGGAGAAAGCTAAAAGAAAGCAGGAAGAAGAACAAGTTAGACAAGCGGAAGAggcaaaacgaaaagaagaagaaagaaaaaaaaaggaagaagataagaaacggaaagaagaagaaaaacggaaacaggaagaagaacaaaaaaaaaaggaagagaaaaaacgtaaagaagaagaaaagaagaaaagagaggaagaaaaacgaaaacaggAAGAGGAAAATATTAAGAGGAAgcaggaagaggaaaaaagaaaacgggaagaaattaaaaaacaagaagaaaaacataagaaagaagaagagaaaaagaaaaaattagaagaggaacaaagaaaacaggaagaagaaagaatcaagtatactaattttataatgtattgttattgtatattTGAACCGTTTAATATAAAAGTCAAAAAAGTTGATCGGTGGATAATGGCGGATGAAGTAAAACTTTTGTAAAATccaataatatcgaagaatgttaccttttttttttgtaaaccaCTGTAAACTCATACCTTAAGATATGATAATGTcgttttttcttgaaaattaagatacataattattttattcaatattttttggaTTTGCACTATTGCTGTATCGAACTTTTCAGTGaacgttttttatttgtcCAGTTATCATACCGAGAAACTAATAAGCTAGACTCTAATATTCTTACACGAGATAGAATGAAGATTAAATTAATGAGATGTGGTGTTAAACCAAATAGgcaaaaaattgatttacacCAATTTTGCATTAAAGgacttatattattctttttttatataatactttaattttattattgttatttcagaaaagaaacagaagcaCGCAAGCTGCTCGAAGCTGAAGAACAGGCACGACGTACTGAACAAAGACGTCGAGAAGCGGAAGCTCTTCGTAAACTTCAAGAAAGAAGTAAAGCACCATGGGCTCAAGCACCTTGTACACCTGCTCCTACAACTCATGCCTCACTTGCAGAAATTCAGAGGctagaacgagagaaaaaagctGTAATTAactatttaacaataaatatttcaattttagtaatacttctttcttaataattttattataggaggaaatatttattataatatttattataatattaaatatttattataggagGAGCAACGATACCAACAATTAATGCAACAGCAATTAGCACAACAAAAAGCTGTAGAAGCAGTGCAAGAGGCAGCAGTGACAGATTCATCCAAACGGTTACAGTTTAAGTGGGCAGAAAAAGCCACATCTTCTAATAAAGTTCTTCAAGTAAAAAGTCTTACGCAAATTCAACAAGAAGAGCAAGAACGCATTGCTAAGgtaaacatataaaaatatttaatattcaatattacaaaccattcaaattatttttaagcaaaataattgttaaacaaatgatatataatatataaaacattatataaggtaagtataaaattttattaatgttagtacACGGaagatatttgatatattataaaatattattatattaaataaacttttagcaacaagaaaaagaaagacatgaAAAAGTAGTACAAAAAGAGTCGGCTAATGTTCTTCCTAATGCCGGTATATGGGGCACAGCATCACAATGTCTGAATTGGACTAATTCTAGCTCATCCAGTAACAATCAAGCTTGGTCTACTAATAGTAGTACTAGCGGTTTTTGGGATGATCCTACAACTATGAGATCATCTCTTACTACCAAACAGACAACAAAACCAGCAGCAACAAAATCTACTTCTAATCAACAGCCTCAACAACAGAATAATAAATCaactaaaaataaagtaaaaaaagaagaggaactagtaaaaaaattattcgaacaaAATACTGCCAAGCTTGACGACTTTACACAATGGTGCTACAAGGCTTTGAGTGTTATACAAACTTCTGTTCACAGTGAGTAGTAGTCCATTTATATTGtaactattaattttttaatttctatttgtttttatatgtataatttgtatatttagTCCCTACATTTGTTGTTTTCTTACGGGATCTTGAATCACCATATGAAGTAAAAgaatatgtacgtgtatatctTGGCGATAGTAAACAATGTACGGAATTTGCAAAgcaatttttagaaaaaagaagtaaatggCGTTCAGCACAGAGACCTCAAGCGCAGGTAGATAATTTGTGTAAACCTGCACCAGCTGTAAATCCGAATGCTCCCACTGAATTTCAGGAAGTTAAGGTATTTTTTAC
This window contains:
- the LOC124430337 gene encoding GIGYF family protein Gyf-like, which translates into the protein MTDSMKFGPEWLRNLSGENSNSSGTSGSTSTLSTPRYQLAEHRYGREEMLALFDRNYKPPEPLITFSTLYVEKTQLPLALIQMTEDETRMWNGGVTNIGGRGRGGSVDRGGRSRNGRGSLYSSHYSRAVGFEDSGEVIRIDSGQSFQGRSRPFDRSQSERGWSERNGSSDPIEWNGSTSPRKELSRGTSGSSLMESNWRRHRNGGEDDDGWRKWGRNSWREGGSIDRDRLDRNEGDGEESRSGTGGGRWEFRGSHRSHETNHIPPPRTARTWESNHHDNHDNLPEWATENPSESGGRFDASGAFHGGMYSDDDDEGIISVRNSQELRTRRVSEGNASITSKSINKSVPYGTGQGQVENRHHTNDSTATKHREKPKSVRLQEEKDNATERDVSNSPSKVVVSTSSNTSAKSLSSTSSSASLTMTHVNTNNTENDKTQPNDADNKCSNVIHDRGTVEPEVNKDIVVSTVNRQVSVQTESQKVTHDSVIDNVKKSEDDLDRMKEEADALVAKLMADEESHREKAATISPSINNQQTTSNVQEKWFYRDPQGEVQGPFLASEMAEWCKAGYFTAGLMVRRTCDERYTTLGELMKICGRVPFIPGPSIPPLKLSEPVIPSVPSTVPAGITATALPKSGIEDPLLLLQYQHMRLLQNQQILLRQMRTSAIAKLSQSEHWATLSPIEQNQLILQYVIQDSEIPDMPISTNPFVPHLTPSPSNPVMQLFSQMQQAKVQPEPHLPSSSQTNTAGHPGQIDPIQQLIQQMGGIQNVPTISQSNLNSASSQEDNPIKSLLRQLNVNATGHPQTSHIDTVWPHSPPQITPQFNAQNWLTQVGPIPAVPPGQLPTTLWNLHTKEIKTEQQILEEQNLKLQEQRKKEELRKQEELQRQAEEEKAKRKQEEEQVRQAEEAKRKEEERKKKEEDKKRKEEEKRKQEEEQKKKEEKKRKEEEKKKREEEKRKQEEENIKRKQEEEKRKREEIKKQEEKHKKEEEKKKKLEEEQRKQEEERIKKETEARKLLEAEEQARRTEQRRREAEALRKLQERSKAPWAQAPCTPAPTTHASLAEIQRLEREKKAEEQRYQQLMQQQLAQQKAVEAVQEAAVTDSSKRLQFKWAEKATSSNKVLQVKSLTQIQQEEQERIAKQQEKERHEKVVQKESANVLPNAGIWGTASQCLNWTNSSSSSNNQAWSTNSSTSGFWDDPTTMRSSLTTKQTTKPAATKSTSNQQPQQQNNKSTKNKVKKEEELVKKLFEQNTAKLDDFTQWCYKALSVIQTSVHIPTFVVFLRDLESPYEVKEYVRVYLGDSKQCTEFAKQFLEKRSKWRSAQRPQAQVDNLCKPAPAVNPNAPTEFQEVKGKSKKPKKGKMFKVDNRILGFSVTAAPDRINVGDRDYGEDV